In Populus nigra chromosome 1, ddPopNigr1.1, whole genome shotgun sequence, one genomic interval encodes:
- the LOC133679219 gene encoding auxin-induced protein AUX22-like, translating into MAQPLGLEITELRLGPPGSENGPKNEKKRVFSELSGEANSTTDGRKTQTTSQVVGWPPVCSYRKKNSFNEKDSHETSKIYVKVSMDGAPFLRKVDLGMHKEYSDLVVALEKLFGCFGIGKALKDTDDCEYVPIYEDKDGDWMLVGDVPWEMFIESCKRLRIMKRSEAKGFGLQPRGALQQGNISKDDRD; encoded by the exons atggcacaaCCTCTTGGACTAGAAATCACAGAGCTAAGGTTGGGTCCACCGGGCAGCGAAAATGGaccaaaaaatgaaaagaaaagggttttcTCAGAGTTGTCCGGCGAAGCAAACAGCACAACCGATGGGCGAAAAACCCAAACAACGAGTCAAGTTGTGGGGTGGCCACCAGTATGTTCCTATCGAAAGAAGAATAGTTTCAATGAGAAAGATAGCCATGAAACTTCAAAAATTTACGTGAAAGTTAGTATGGACGGAGCTCCTTTTCTCAGAAAAGTTGATTTGGGCATGCACAAGGAGTATTCGGATCTTGTTGTCGCGTTGGAGAAGTTGTTCGGCTGTTTTGGAATCG GCAAAGCCTTGAAGGATACAGACGACTGCGAATACGTTCCCATATATGAAGACAAGGATGGGGACTGGATGCTAGTGGGAGACGTGCCTTGGGA gaTGTTTATTGAGTCTTGCAAGAGGCTAAGGATAATGAAGAGGTCAGAAGCCAAGGGTTTTGGACTGCAGCCAAGAGGTGCTCTTCAGCAGGGAAATATTTCAAAAGATGATCGTGACTGA